In Saccharicrinis fermentans DSM 9555 = JCM 21142, a genomic segment contains:
- a CDS encoding FecR family protein translates to MKHLLKKYYNSILNPQEFSELICFLEKEENDPKISNLMKPFWNESVEGDDIEFRSNTALFERIKNKILIEKWKHDSKKMNFYIWGVRVASLLIISLLISNVFLFYSNDYSLSKNVKNQTISTPYGAKTSLTLPDGSLVWLNSGTTLTYPVNFKNSRHVKLLGEAFFQVVKDDKPFVVSTSYGNVEVKGTSFNVKAFSDDCSFETTLEEGSVLLTDKRNMNAITLKPNQQAKKMANGFRVKTVNANYFTSWKDGKLMFNREPFPDFVRQLERWYNVHIEYSDESLDTLWYTGTIEMESISEVMEMIRKSTPINYTFNHKTRVFTIQSKK, encoded by the coding sequence ATGAAACACCTTTTAAAAAAATATTATAATTCTATTTTAAACCCTCAGGAATTTTCTGAGCTAATTTGTTTTTTAGAAAAAGAAGAGAATGATCCCAAGATTTCGAATTTGATGAAACCATTTTGGAATGAATCAGTAGAGGGTGACGACATTGAATTTCGCTCAAATACAGCACTCTTTGAGCGTATTAAAAATAAAATACTGATTGAAAAATGGAAACATGATTCTAAAAAAATGAATTTTTATATATGGGGGGTCCGAGTGGCATCACTTTTAATCATTTCACTTTTGATCAGTAATGTTTTTCTTTTTTATAGCAATGATTACTCCTTAAGTAAAAATGTTAAAAATCAAACTATTTCAACTCCTTATGGGGCCAAAACAAGTCTTACGCTGCCTGATGGTTCTTTGGTTTGGTTAAATTCCGGAACAACACTTACTTATCCTGTTAATTTTAAAAACTCCCGTCATGTAAAATTACTAGGGGAGGCATTTTTTCAGGTGGTGAAAGACGATAAACCCTTTGTTGTTTCTACAAGCTATGGAAATGTTGAAGTTAAAGGAACTTCATTCAATGTAAAAGCTTTTTCGGACGATTGTTCATTTGAAACTACTTTAGAAGAGGGAAGTGTGTTGTTAACCGATAAAAGAAATATGAATGCTATTACTCTCAAGCCAAATCAACAGGCAAAAAAAATGGCAAATGGATTTCGTGTAAAAACGGTAAATGCCAATTATTTCACTTCGTGGAAAGATGGAAAGTTGATGTTTAACCGAGAGCCTTTTCCTGATTTTGTGCGACAGCTAGAACGCTGGTATAATGTTCATATAGAATACTCTGATGAAAGTTTGGATACACTGTGGTATACAGGAACCATTGAAATGGAAAGTATTAGTGAAGTTATGGAAATGATTCGAAAATCTACTCCGATAAATTATACCTTTAATCATAAAACAAGGGTATTTACCATACAATCAAAGAAATAA
- a CDS encoding RNA polymerase sigma-70 factor, whose translation MNKEFNLENIIDGLARDNEKSLRELFNYYYPRLYNFSKSFIKIEDSIDDILQDVFIKIWQNRKHITRTDTFNAYIFTITKNLLLNELRRCLNHKHLKDELYELSTAHEYSFLETTTYADLELLVNEVVDELPDRQKQIFIMSRSKGMSNKEIAKKLNISTKTVEYHITLSIKYLKQKMSVLGFGYLLFFYLFL comes from the coding sequence ATGAATAAAGAGTTTAATCTGGAAAATATCATTGATGGACTGGCCAGAGATAATGAAAAATCATTAAGAGAGCTATTCAACTATTATTATCCCAGGTTATATAATTTCTCAAAATCATTTATTAAGATTGAAGATAGTATAGATGATATTCTTCAAGATGTTTTTATTAAAATATGGCAAAATAGAAAGCATATTACCCGTACAGATACTTTTAATGCCTATATTTTTACCATTACCAAAAATTTACTTCTTAACGAATTGCGCCGTTGTTTGAATCACAAACACTTGAAGGACGAGTTATATGAATTATCTACCGCTCATGAATATTCTTTTTTAGAGACTACAACCTACGCTGACCTTGAACTATTGGTGAATGAAGTGGTAGACGAATTACCGGATCGCCAGAAACAAATTTTCATAATGAGCCGTTCCAAGGGCATGTCGAATAAAGAAATTGCAAAGAAATTAAATATCTCCACCAAAACAGTAGAATATCATATCACACTGTCAATAAAGTATTTGAAGCAAAAAATGAGTGTTTTAGGATTCGGGTATCTACTTTTTTTTTATTTATTTTTATAA